Sequence from the Janthinobacterium lividum genome:
GCCGCCAAGCTCAATCCTGCCTATTCGGCGCTGGAAAAGCAGACGGCCTATAAAGACGCCACCAGCTACAACAATTTCTACGAATTCGGCACGGACAAGAGCGATCCGGCGCAAAACGCGGGCACCCTGCGCACGCGTCCGTGGACCGTCAGCATCGAGGGCGAAGTCAAGAAGCCCATGACCCTGGACCTCGACGCGCTGCTGAAGCTGGCGCCGCTGGAAGAGCGCGTGTACCGCTTGCGCTGCGTGGAAGGCTGGTCGATGGTCATCCCGTGGGTCGGTTATTCCTTCTCGGAAATCATCAAGAAGGTCGAGCCGACGGGCAATGCGAAGTACGTGGAATTCATCACCCTGGCCGACAAGAAGCAGATGCCGGGCGTGGGCAGCCGCGTGCTGCAGTGGCCCTACACGGAAGGCTTGCGCATCGATGAAGCGAATCATCCGCTGGCGCTGCTCACCCTGGGCATGTATGGCGAAACCTTGCCGAATCAGAATGGCGCGCCCGTGCGCATGGTGTTGCCGTGGAAATATGGTTTCAAATCCGCCAAATCCATCGTCAAGATCCGTTTCGTCAAGGAGCAGCCGCGCACCTCCTGGAACCTGTCGGCGCCGTCCGAATACGGTTTTTACTCGAACGTGAATCCGAACGTCGATCATCCGCGCTGGTCGCAAGCTTCCGAGCGGCGCATCGGCGAAGACGGTTTTCTCACCCGCAAGCGCAAGACCCTGATGTTCAATGGCTACAACGATGTCGCTTCCTTGTATGCGGGCATGGACCTGAA
This genomic interval carries:
- the msrP gene encoding protein-methionine-sulfoxide reductase catalytic subunit MsrP, with protein sequence MLIKRSPNGIELPYSSEITPRAVFESRRSFIKQIALGSVSSAALLEMASREAFAQGSNPKLAAKLNPAYSALEKQTAYKDATSYNNFYEFGTDKSDPAQNAGTLRTRPWTVSIEGEVKKPMTLDLDALLKLAPLEERVYRLRCVEGWSMVIPWVGYSFSEIIKKVEPTGNAKYVEFITLADKKQMPGVGSRVLQWPYTEGLRIDEANHPLALLTLGMYGETLPNQNGAPVRMVLPWKYGFKSAKSIVKIRFVKEQPRTSWNLSAPSEYGFYSNVNPNVDHPRWSQASERRIGEDGFLTRKRKTLMFNGYNDVASLYAGMDLKKFF